Proteins encoded by one window of Dokdonella sp.:
- a CDS encoding helix-turn-helix domain-containing protein codes for MNAVAPLRVDAAQDSSLQPALRECVARAVRRYLADVDSQPGEGLHALVLAEVECPLLREVMAWYGGNQSKAAAALGINRATLRRKLQHYGLT; via the coding sequence GTGAATGCCGTTGCCCCTCTGCGTGTCGACGCCGCGCAGGATTCGTCATTGCAACCCGCGCTGCGCGAATGTGTCGCGCGCGCCGTGCGCCGCTACCTTGCCGATGTCGATTCGCAGCCGGGCGAAGGCCTGCACGCATTGGTCCTCGCCGAAGTCGAGTGCCCGCTGCTGCGTGAAGTCATGGCCTGGTACGGCGGCAACCAGAGCAAGGCCGCGGCGGCGCTCGGCATCAATCGTGCAACCCTGCGCAGGAAGCTGCAGCACTACGGCCTCACCTGA
- the aroQ gene encoding type II 3-dehydroquinate dehydratase, protein MASILVLHGPNLNLLGMREPEVYGTTTLAAIDADLAARAQAAGHALNVFQSNAEHALIERVHAARADGTAFILINAGAFTHTSIALRDALAAVAIPFIEVHLSNVYAREPFRHHSYLSDIAVGVVCGLGPIGYGLALAAAIQRLERTS, encoded by the coding sequence TTGGCCTCGATCCTCGTCCTCCATGGACCGAACCTCAACCTGCTCGGCATGCGCGAGCCGGAGGTCTATGGCACGACCACGCTGGCCGCCATCGACGCCGATCTCGCCGCACGTGCGCAGGCGGCCGGACATGCGCTGAACGTGTTCCAGTCGAATGCCGAGCATGCCCTGATCGAACGCGTCCATGCCGCCAGGGCCGATGGCACCGCGTTCATCCTGATCAATGCGGGCGCCTTCACGCATACCAGCATCGCCCTGCGCGATGCCCTGGCGGCGGTGGCGATTCCTTTCATCGAGGTGCATCTGTCGAACGTGTACGCGCGCGAACCGTTCCGCCACCACAGCTACCTCAGCGACATCGCCGTCGGCGTGGTCTGCGGGCTCGGGCCGATCGGCTACGGGCTGGCCCTGGCGGCGGCGATCCAGCGCCTGGAACGCACGAGCTGA
- the accB gene encoding acetyl-CoA carboxylase biotin carboxyl carrier protein, with protein MDLRKIKKLIDLLEESNLAELEIKEGEEIVRLSRFPKGMAPSFAPQVPVAHVQVEAPRATERAPDSGAAAATAAADAEQGHTVRSPMVGTFYASPNPEAPPFVKVGQSVKVGDTLGIIEAMKMFNQIEADVSGTVLAVLAQTGHPVEFDEPLFVIG; from the coding sequence ATGGACCTGCGCAAGATCAAGAAACTCATCGACCTGCTCGAGGAGTCCAACCTCGCCGAACTCGAGATCAAGGAAGGCGAGGAGATCGTCCGCCTGTCGCGTTTCCCGAAGGGCATGGCACCAAGCTTCGCGCCACAGGTACCGGTCGCGCACGTGCAGGTCGAAGCGCCGCGCGCCACCGAACGCGCACCCGACAGTGGCGCTGCGGCAGCGACCGCAGCCGCTGACGCCGAACAAGGCCATACCGTGCGCTCGCCGATGGTCGGCACCTTCTATGCCTCGCCGAACCCTGAAGCGCCGCCGTTCGTGAAGGTCGGCCAGTCGGTCAAGGTCGGCGACACCCTCGGCATCATCGAGGCGATGAAGATGTTCAACCAGATCGAGGCCGACGTCTCCGGCACCGTCCTCGCGGTGCTTGCGCAGACCGGGCATCCCGTCGAGTTCGACGAACCGTTGTTCGTGATTGGCTGA
- the accC gene encoding acetyl-CoA carboxylase biotin carboxylase subunit has protein sequence MLDKVVIANRGEIALRILRACHVLGIKTVAVHSTVDRNLKHVGMADESVCIGPAPAAESYLNVPAIIAAAEVTDAQAIHPGYGFLSENADFAERVEQSGFVFIGPRADTIRMMGDKVEAIRAMKAAGVPCVPGSGGPLGDDGADNARIARDIGYPVIIKAAGGGGGRGMRVVHTEAHLANAIAMTKSEAKAAFGNGEVYMEKFLENPRHVEIQVLADGQGNAIHLGERDCSMQRRHQKVVEEAPAPGISDELRAEIGRVCVEACLRIGYRGAGTFEFLFEEGRFYFIEMNTRIQVEHPVTEMITGIDLVREQLLIAAGEKLSIRQEDVRLTGHAIECRINAEDPDTFMPSPGTVKRFLAAGGPGVRTDTHIYDGYRIPPNYDSMIGKLIVHGRDRATAVARMRNALAEVVIEGVKTNLPLQQRIMADGGFQTGGMNIHYLEKRMAEAREKAIGLG, from the coding sequence ATGCTCGATAAGGTTGTCATCGCCAACCGTGGCGAAATCGCCCTGCGCATCCTGCGCGCCTGCCACGTGCTCGGCATCAAGACGGTGGCCGTGCATTCGACGGTCGATCGCAACCTCAAGCACGTCGGCATGGCCGACGAGTCGGTGTGCATCGGCCCGGCTCCGGCGGCGGAGAGCTATCTCAACGTGCCGGCGATCATCGCTGCCGCGGAAGTGACCGATGCGCAGGCAATCCACCCGGGCTACGGCTTCCTCAGCGAGAACGCCGACTTTGCCGAGCGTGTCGAGCAGTCGGGCTTCGTCTTCATCGGCCCGCGTGCCGACACGATCCGCATGATGGGCGACAAGGTCGAGGCGATCCGCGCCATGAAGGCGGCCGGCGTGCCCTGCGTGCCGGGTTCAGGCGGACCGCTCGGCGACGACGGCGCCGACAACGCACGCATCGCCCGCGACATCGGCTATCCGGTCATCATCAAGGCGGCTGGCGGCGGCGGCGGCCGCGGCATGCGCGTGGTGCACACCGAGGCTCACCTGGCCAACGCGATCGCGATGACCAAGAGCGAGGCCAAGGCCGCGTTCGGCAACGGCGAGGTCTACATGGAGAAGTTCCTCGAGAACCCGCGCCATGTCGAGATCCAGGTGCTGGCCGACGGCCAGGGCAATGCGATCCACCTCGGCGAGCGCGACTGTTCCATGCAGCGCCGCCACCAGAAGGTCGTCGAGGAAGCGCCGGCACCGGGCATCAGCGACGAACTGCGCGCCGAGATCGGCAGAGTCTGCGTCGAGGCCTGCCTGCGCATCGGCTATCGCGGCGCCGGCACCTTCGAGTTCCTGTTCGAGGAAGGGCGCTTCTACTTCATCGAGATGAACACACGCATCCAGGTCGAGCATCCGGTCACCGAGATGATCACCGGCATCGACCTCGTGCGCGAACAGCTGCTGATCGCTGCCGGCGAGAAGCTGTCGATCCGCCAGGAGGATGTACGCCTGACCGGCCATGCGATCGAGTGCCGCATCAATGCGGAAGACCCCGATACGTTCATGCCGAGCCCCGGCACGGTGAAACGATTCCTCGCCGCCGGCGGGCCAGGGGTGCGCACCGACACGCACATCTATGATGGCTACCGCATCCCGCCGAACTACGATTCGATGATCGGCAAGCTGATCGTGCACGGCCGCGACCGCGCCACTGCCGTCGCGCGCATGCGCAACGCGCTGGCCGAGGTCGTCATCGAGGGTGTGAAGACGAACCTGCCGCTGCAGCAGCGCATCATGGCCGATGGCGGCTTCCAGACTGGCGGCATGAACATCCACTACCTCGAGAAGCGCATGGCCGAGGCGCGCGAGAAGGCGATCGGCCTCGGCTGA
- the purH gene encoding bifunctional phosphoribosylaminoimidazolecarboxamide formyltransferase/IMP cyclohydrolase: MFDASLVHPRRALLSVSDKTGLTDFARGLDALGIRLVSTGGTATALRDAKLQVTEVSALTGFPEIMDGRVKTLHPLVHGGLLGRRGVDEAVMAEHGIRPIDLLVVNLYPFERVTAQPDCGLAEAIENIDVGGPAMLRAAAKNHEHVAVVVDPADYAEVLEALAHGGTTIELRRRLAAKAFAHTAAYDGRIANWLGARIDGDTSEAFAPTLHMSFERKQVLRYGENPHQGAALYVQREIPAGTVAGAQVLAGKELSYNNLADADAALECVKAFQRTPACVIVKHANPCGVALASSISEAYEHAYACDPVSAFGGIIAFNHRLDADTATRILERQFVEVVIAPEVDEGALAAFMRKPNVRLLASGNWPEHAPPYADFKRIAGGLLVQDVDRDTLLLTDLKVVSRRVPEPDELRDLLFAWHVAMFVKSNAIVYARGGRTIGIGAGQMSRVISARIAAMKAEEAGLDVPGSVMASDAFFPFRDGIDTAAAAGIRAVIQPGGSMRDSEVIAAADEHDMAMVFTGVRHFRH, translated from the coding sequence ATGTTCGACGCCTCGCTCGTCCACCCGCGCCGCGCCCTGCTGAGCGTCTCCGACAAGACCGGCCTCACCGACTTCGCGCGCGGTCTCGACGCACTCGGTATCCGGCTCGTCTCGACCGGCGGCACCGCAACTGCGCTGCGTGACGCGAAACTCCAGGTCACCGAGGTCAGCGCCCTGACCGGCTTCCCGGAGATCATGGACGGCCGCGTCAAAACCCTGCATCCGCTCGTGCACGGCGGCCTGCTCGGCCGACGCGGCGTCGACGAAGCCGTGATGGCCGAGCACGGCATCCGCCCGATCGACCTGCTGGTGGTCAACCTGTATCCGTTCGAGCGGGTCACCGCGCAGCCCGATTGCGGACTCGCCGAGGCCATCGAGAACATCGACGTCGGCGGTCCGGCGATGCTGCGCGCGGCGGCGAAGAACCACGAGCACGTCGCCGTCGTCGTCGATCCGGCCGACTACGCCGAAGTGCTCGAGGCGCTGGCCCATGGCGGCACCACCATCGAACTGCGCCGGCGCCTCGCCGCCAAGGCCTTCGCCCATACCGCCGCCTACGACGGGCGCATCGCCAACTGGCTCGGCGCGCGCATCGACGGCGACACCAGCGAGGCCTTCGCGCCGACCCTGCACATGAGCTTCGAGCGCAAGCAGGTCCTGCGCTACGGCGAAAACCCGCACCAGGGCGCTGCGCTGTACGTGCAGCGCGAGATACCGGCCGGTACGGTCGCCGGCGCACAGGTACTGGCCGGCAAGGAACTCTCGTACAACAACCTCGCCGACGCCGATGCCGCACTCGAGTGCGTGAAGGCGTTCCAGCGCACGCCGGCCTGCGTCATCGTCAAGCACGCCAATCCCTGCGGCGTCGCCCTCGCCTCGAGCATCAGCGAGGCCTATGAGCACGCCTACGCCTGCGATCCGGTCTCGGCCTTCGGCGGCATCATCGCCTTCAACCACCGCCTCGATGCCGACACCGCCACGCGCATCCTCGAACGCCAGTTCGTCGAGGTGGTGATTGCGCCGGAGGTCGACGAAGGCGCGCTCGCCGCGTTCATGAGGAAGCCGAACGTGCGCCTGCTCGCCAGCGGCAACTGGCCTGAACACGCACCGCCGTATGCCGATTTCAAGCGCATCGCCGGCGGCCTGCTCGTGCAGGACGTCGATCGCGACACCCTGCTGCTCACCGACCTCAAGGTCGTCTCGCGCCGCGTGCCCGAGCCCGACGAACTGCGTGACCTGCTGTTCGCCTGGCATGTCGCCATGTTCGTCAAGTCGAATGCGATCGTCTACGCACGCGGCGGCCGCACCATCGGCATCGGCGCCGGACAGATGAGTCGCGTGATCAGCGCGCGCATCGCCGCGATGAAAGCCGAGGAAGCCGGCCTCGACGTACCGGGCAGCGTGATGGCCTCCGACGCCTTCTTTCCGTTCCGCGACGGCATCGACACCGCCGCCGCCGCCGGCATCCGTGCCGTGATCCAACCCGGCGGCTCGATGCGCGACAGCGAAGTCATCGCCGCCGCCGACGAGCACGACATGGCGATGGTGTTTACCGGCGTGAGGCATTTCCGTCATTGA
- a CDS encoding zinc-ribbon and DUF3426 domain-containing protein — MFAQCPECLTIFRITTADLAAARGSMRCGHCNALFDALATLTAQLPPEPIGELARNREHESPPQLSHPVFRPTPPGQGSLFVDADDRPRRSHGSMAPEFARRTSRTHGARRNGRWIAGSALLAVVLAGQIAWAERAHWIDDARFRPWLDTVCDTLGCTLPLRRDDALLELASRDIRPHPSVPGALIVSATLHNAADFAQPFPPVQVTLSDFDEKRIAMRRFLPRDYLADEAGLRKGLAPGANAAIVFEVVDPGRNAVAFEFSFE; from the coding sequence ATGTTCGCGCAATGCCCCGAGTGCCTGACCATCTTCCGCATCACCACGGCCGATCTCGCCGCGGCGCGCGGCAGCATGCGTTGCGGCCACTGCAATGCACTGTTCGATGCCCTGGCAACCTTGACCGCGCAGCTGCCGCCCGAGCCGATCGGCGAACTCGCGCGAAACCGCGAGCATGAATCGCCGCCGCAGCTCAGCCATCCGGTGTTCCGGCCGACGCCGCCAGGCCAGGGCTCGCTGTTTGTCGATGCGGATGACCGCCCGCGCCGCAGCCATGGCAGCATGGCACCCGAGTTCGCGCGGCGTACGTCACGCACGCATGGAGCAAGGCGCAACGGTCGCTGGATCGCCGGCAGCGCCCTGCTCGCCGTCGTCCTCGCCGGCCAGATCGCCTGGGCCGAGCGGGCGCACTGGATCGATGATGCACGCTTCCGGCCATGGCTCGATACGGTCTGCGACACGCTCGGCTGCACCCTGCCGCTGCGCCGCGACGACGCTCTGCTCGAACTGGCCTCACGCGACATCCGCCCGCACCCATCGGTGCCTGGCGCACTGATCGTGTCGGCCACGCTGCACAACGCGGCCGACTTCGCCCAACCATTCCCACCAGTGCAGGTCACCCTGTCCGACTTCGACGAGAAACGCATCGCCATGCGGCGTTTCCTGCCGCGCGACTACCTCGCCGACGAGGCGGGCCTGCGCAAGGGGCTCGCTCCCGGCGCGAACGCCGCGATCGTGTTCGAAGTGGTCGATCCGGGGCGCAACGCGGTGGCGTTCGAGTTCAGCTTTGAATAG
- the purD gene encoding phosphoribosylamine--glycine ligase, protein MKLLVIGSGGREHALAWKLAQSPHVGEVIVAPGNAGTAREPRVRNADVAASDIEGLLTLALEEDVALTVVGPEGPLVAGIVDRFRDAGLACFGPRRIAAQLEGSKAFAKAFLERHNIPTARYAVFTEVDAALAYIRKHGAPIVIKADGLAAGKGVVVALTLGDAEQAVRDMLGAHALGDASARVVIEEFLDGEEASYIVIADGTHALPMATSQDHKRVGEADTGPNTGGMGAYSPAPVVTPEVERRILDEIINPTLAGMAAEGAPFIGFLYAGLMIGRDGAPKVIEFNVRFGDPETQPILLRLRSDLVELVEAALQGRLDRVDAQWDPRPAIGVVIAAQGYPGKVRTGDPIDGLDAPPGADTKLFHAGTRVSDGKVLSAGGRVLTACALGDDIAQARERAYALARSIRFEGCFFRRDIGHRALGRS, encoded by the coding sequence ATGAAACTCCTCGTCATCGGTTCCGGCGGCCGTGAACACGCCCTCGCCTGGAAGCTCGCGCAGTCGCCGCATGTCGGCGAGGTGATCGTTGCGCCGGGCAATGCGGGCACCGCGCGCGAACCGCGCGTACGCAATGCCGATGTCGCCGCGTCCGACATCGAGGGCCTGCTCACGCTCGCACTGGAAGAGGACGTCGCGCTGACCGTGGTCGGCCCGGAAGGGCCTCTGGTCGCCGGCATCGTCGACCGCTTCCGCGATGCCGGCCTGGCCTGCTTCGGCCCGCGCCGCATCGCCGCCCAGCTCGAGGGCTCGAAGGCCTTCGCCAAAGCCTTCCTCGAACGCCACAACATCCCGACCGCGCGCTACGCGGTGTTCACCGAAGTCGATGCAGCACTGGCCTACATACGCAAACACGGCGCACCGATCGTCATCAAGGCCGATGGCCTCGCCGCCGGCAAGGGCGTCGTCGTCGCCCTGACCCTGGGCGACGCCGAGCAGGCCGTACGCGACATGCTCGGCGCACATGCCCTCGGCGATGCCTCGGCGCGCGTCGTCATCGAAGAGTTCCTCGACGGCGAGGAGGCGAGCTACATCGTCATCGCCGACGGCACGCATGCGCTGCCGATGGCGACCAGCCAGGACCACAAGCGCGTCGGCGAGGCCGACACCGGCCCGAACACCGGCGGCATGGGCGCCTACTCACCGGCACCGGTGGTCACTCCCGAGGTCGAACGGCGCATCCTCGACGAAATCATCAACCCGACCCTCGCCGGCATGGCCGCCGAAGGCGCGCCGTTCATCGGCTTCCTCTACGCAGGACTGATGATCGGTCGCGACGGCGCGCCGAAGGTGATCGAGTTCAACGTGCGCTTCGGTGACCCGGAAACGCAACCGATCCTGCTGCGCCTGCGCTCGGACCTCGTCGAACTCGTCGAGGCCGCCTTGCAGGGCCGCCTCGACCGCGTCGATGCGCAATGGGATCCGCGTCCGGCGATCGGCGTGGTGATCGCCGCACAGGGCTATCCCGGCAAGGTGCGCACGGGCGATCCCATCGACGGCCTCGATGCGCCGCCCGGCGCGGACACGAAGCTGTTCCACGCCGGCACGCGCGTTTCCGACGGCAAGGTGCTCAGCGCCGGCGGCCGCGTGCTGACCGCCTGCGCGCTCGGCGACGACATCGCCCAGGCGCGCGAGCGCGCCTACGCCCTCGCCCGCTCGATCCGTTTTGAAGGTTGTTTCTTCCGCCGCGACATTGGTCATCGCGCGCTGGGGCGTAGCTAA
- the prmA gene encoding 50S ribosomal protein L11 methyltransferase — protein sequence MFELCLNLRIDQQAAVEAALDDVGALSITLLDADADTSNEQAILEPAVGETPLWPMIALVALFEADVDRAGLVHVLGELVPDITPEQIGFREVEEQDWTRAWMDRFQPMRFGERVWIYPWNIEPPSDGDAVVVRLDPGLAFGTGTHPTTALCLEWLDGADLAGRDVIDYGCGSGVLAIAAALLGARRVVAVDNDPQALSATLDNAARNGVDARIAVAAPGDEDTAPADVLVANILAGPLHELAGLFAARVKPGGGLALSGILVGQDAELCTRYAEWFDDLVVTQREDWVRITARRSAR from the coding sequence ATGTTCGAACTCTGCTTGAACCTGCGCATCGACCAGCAGGCGGCCGTCGAGGCCGCGCTGGACGACGTCGGCGCACTGTCGATCACCCTGCTCGACGCCGACGCAGATACCAGCAACGAGCAGGCCATCCTCGAGCCGGCGGTCGGCGAGACGCCGCTGTGGCCGATGATCGCGCTGGTCGCGCTGTTCGAGGCCGACGTCGATCGCGCCGGTCTCGTGCACGTGCTCGGCGAACTCGTGCCCGACATCACGCCGGAGCAGATCGGCTTCCGCGAGGTCGAGGAACAGGACTGGACGCGCGCGTGGATGGATCGCTTCCAGCCGATGCGTTTCGGCGAACGCGTGTGGATCTACCCGTGGAACATCGAGCCGCCGTCCGATGGCGACGCGGTCGTCGTGCGCCTCGATCCGGGTCTCGCCTTCGGCACCGGCACGCACCCGACCACGGCCCTGTGCCTCGAATGGCTGGATGGCGCCGACCTGGCCGGTCGCGACGTGATCGACTACGGCTGCGGCTCGGGCGTGCTGGCGATCGCCGCAGCCCTGCTCGGTGCGCGCCGTGTCGTCGCGGTCGACAATGATCCGCAAGCGCTTTCGGCCACGCTCGACAACGCGGCACGCAACGGCGTCGACGCACGCATCGCCGTGGCCGCACCCGGCGACGAGGACACCGCGCCGGCCGACGTGCTGGTCGCCAACATCCTCGCCGGCCCGCTGCACGAGCTCGCCGGCCTGTTCGCCGCGCGCGTGAAACCCGGTGGCGGGCTCGCCCTGTCCGGCATCCTCGTCGGCCAGGACGCGGAACTGTGCACGCGCTACGCCGAATGGTTCGATGATCTCGTGGTGACGCAGCGCGAGGACTGGGTGCGCATCACCGCCCGGCGATCGGCGCGCTGA